One stretch of Mycteria americana isolate JAX WOST 10 ecotype Jacksonville Zoo and Gardens chromosome 16, USCA_MyAme_1.0, whole genome shotgun sequence DNA includes these proteins:
- the LOC142417831 gene encoding zinc finger protein 692-like, which produces MSVPAKRCGRPPVLSFLEKKKRKQSLDRRRGKTRIYVGNHIDRWLTLKEKLDFRNDAEVAGFLLDLYDSYDPLSKAPICPLPEGVRRITVKEERALSGSTSLIAADGTYDNDDQLSKESACSELGDVRIVTVKEEREMPHDCLSTETDDTNSCHSCSDSLSKNILVHNDWFSPSEARI; this is translated from the exons ATGTCAGTACCAGCAAAGAGATGTGGAAGGCCCCCAGTGTTgtcttttctggaaaagaaaaagagaaagcaaagtcttgatagaagaagggggaaaacaagGATTTACGTGGGAAATCATATTGACCGATGGTTGACACTTAAGGAAAAGTTGGACTTCAGAAATGATGCAGAAGTTGCAGGGTTTTTACTGGACTT gTATGACAGCTATGACCCATTGTCAAAAGCTCCGATCTGTCCCCTCCCTGAGGGTGTGAGAAGAATTACTGTGAAAGAAGAAAGAGCGTTGTCAGGCAGCACTTCTTTAATAGCAGCTGATGGAAC GTATGACAATGATGACCAGTTGTCTAAAGAATCTGCTTGTTCTGAACTTGGAGATGTGAGAATTGTGACtgtgaaagaagagagagagatgccacATGACTGCTTGTCAACAGAGACAGATGACAC aaaCTCATGTCATTCATGCTCTGATTCGTTATCTAAAAACATCTTGGTACATAATGATTGGTTCAGTCCTTCTGAGGCAAGAATCTGA